From Argopecten irradians isolate NY chromosome 2, Ai_NY, whole genome shotgun sequence, the proteins below share one genomic window:
- the LOC138314243 gene encoding uncharacterized protein has translation MELLKICAVCVIMALSQLGLSNAETRMLVAGDPQEIICEPGITVAGLLTGNVHLLVKHNENGNDDVVFRNINHLLEAKYPEAQYKMKLITVKSMASFHYNFTALKPSDSGVWQCVTEIDQIKSYYKNVTFHVEPAQDVGSVELTLTKVKGGKETKLVHQDGDAGPTSSSVTLLSGVYTLSCMAESGYPKPGYKLYRDGNLISTDNSVTLNLTTADTNIGCKVAVPRPEFNEHTVMFNLKVKNVDPKINCKSANAEVAGGRAVMNCTVVAEDVTCSKVQWKSGTTNDTYKHTGSKVRGFDLSCQSNGKNSVWSALEVRNLNEQHFADSYFILITDNADGTYQIQEPLRILRKPGALNGAAEMVPLGSLTLVAVVTLLKLFL, from the exons GGCTCTCCAATGCTGAAACTCGTATGTTAGTGGCAGGGGATCCCCAGGAGATTATATGTGAACCCGGGATTACTGTGGCTGGTCTCTTAACTGGCAATGTTCATCTGTTAGTGAAGCATAATGAGAATGGAAATGACGATGTTGTGTTTAGAAATATTAACCATCTGTTAGAAGCAAAATATCCAGAAGCACAGTATAAAATGAAACTGATTACTGTTAAATCTATGGCAAGTTTCCATTACAATTTCACGG ctcTGAAACCTAGTGATTCTGGTGTTTGGCAGTGTGTCACAGAAATTGATCAAATCAAGTCATACTACAAGAACGTAACATTCCATGTGGAACCAGCGCAAG ATGTTGGCAGTGTGGAACTGACTCTAACCAAGGTCAAAGGGGGAAAAGAGACGAAACTGGTCCATCAAGATGGCGATGCAGGTCCTACCTCATCTTCTGTCACATTACTGAGTGGAGTATACACATTGAGCTGCATGGCTGAGAGTGGCTACCCTAAACCCGGATACAAACTCTACAGGGACGGCAACTTAATCAGCACTGATAACAGCGTCACCTTGAACCTGACCACAGCCGATACCAACATCGGCTGCAAGGTTGCTGTCCCCCGCCCGGAATTCAATGAACACACCGTGATGTTTAACCTCAAAGTTAAAAATG TCGATCCTAAAATCAATTGTAAATCTGCAAATGCTGAAGTGGCCGGTGGACGGGCAGTCATGAATTGTACAGTTGTTGCTGAAGACGTGACCTGCTCCAAAGTGCAGTGGAAATCTGGAACAACCAATGACACCTATAAACACACTGGGTCAAAGGTCAGAGGGTTTGACCTCAGCTGTCAG AGTAATGGAAAGAACAGCGTCTGGAGTGCATTGGAAGTAAGAAACCTGAATGAACAACATTTTGCTGATTCTTACTTCATTCTGATCACGGACAATGCTGATGGAACCTACCAGATACAAGAACCTCTCAGGATCCTGCGTA AGCCTGGTGCGTTGAATGGAGCAGCAGAAATGGTACCTTTGGGATCCCTGACACTTGTGGCAGTGGTAACCCTGCTGAAACTGTTTCTGTAG